The following proteins come from a genomic window of Nicotiana tomentosiformis chromosome 12, ASM39032v3, whole genome shotgun sequence:
- the LOC138902234 gene encoding uncharacterized protein, with protein MRVVIGAILILPTGQHYPVTARLRFFCTNNTAEYEACIMGMNMAIDMDVEELLIMGDSDLIIRQAQGKWETRDIKLIPYRQHVEDLNKRFKSVKFRYIPRFHNELADALATLAAMLPYPGNVHIDPLKIQIRERQGYCNTVEVEPDVQPWYHNIKRFLKIKEYPEQASGDQMRTIRGLPVVSS; from the coding sequence ATGCGTGTCGTGATTGGGGCAATTTTGATTTTGCCCACTGGTCAGCATTATCCAGTTACGGCCcgacttcggttcttctgtacgAATAACACTGCtgaatatgaagcttgcatcatgggCATGAACATGGCAATTGACATGGATGTAGAAGAATTACTAATCATGGGAGACTCTGATTTGATCATTCGGCAAGCACAAGGCAAATGGGAAACTCGAGATATCAAGCTTATCCCATATAGACAACATGTGGAAGATCTCAACAAACGATTCAAATCTGTTAAATTCAGGTATATTCCTCGATTCCATAATGAGTTAGCTGATGCACTAGCTACCTTAGCTGCAATGCTGCCATATCCGGGCAATGTCCATATTGACCCGTTGAAGATTCAAATTCGAGAAAGACAGGGTTATTGCAATACAGTTGAAGTAGAACCAGATGTTCAACCATGGTACCATAATATCAAAAGGTTCTTGAAAATAAAGGAATACCCCGAGCAGGCCAGTGGAGACCAAATGAGAACCATTAGAGGCTTGCCAGTAGTTTCTTCTTAA